In a genomic window of Lycium ferocissimum isolate CSIRO_LF1 chromosome 9, AGI_CSIRO_Lferr_CH_V1, whole genome shotgun sequence:
- the LOC132030715 gene encoding uncharacterized protein LOC132030715, whose product MGYVLRVRFAAFFAGAAVASAGGLYLLRKDYQIAHQSLSQQMNDVYESLNGRISALERLKEVERLKQVDTAKHVEATE is encoded by the exons ATGGGATACGTGTTAAGGGTGAGATTTGCAGCCTTCTTCGCCGGTGCTGCGGTGGCATCAGCCGGTGGTCTCTACCTTCTCCGCAAAGATTACCAAATTGCCCACCAATCTCTCTCTCAACAG ATGAATGATGTCTATGAATCTCTGAATGGACGCATTTCAGCTTTGGAAAGGCTGAAGGAAGTTGAAAGGCTAAAACAAGTTGATACTGCGAAACATGTGGAAGCTACTGAGTAG